A stretch of DNA from Dehalobacterium formicoaceticum:
GCATTAGTTTTTCCTTGGAGATAGAGATAAATGATCAGACCTAGTCCCCCCAAAGAGATCAATAAGCGAAAATTACTGATTCTTTGGCCGGTTTTCTCCAGTTCCCGGATGCGGGCGGTGTATTGGTCAATCTTTTTACGATAGAGTTCCTGTGGCTGTAACAATCATTCCACACTCCTTATTCTGAATGTTGTGCGACCTGGTAGCTAATATCAATATCAATACCAATATCAAATCTAATAATAATACATCTTACCCCCCGGATTCAAGTGATGAGCCGGATAACTTTTCAGAGGATGACCAAAACCCTGTCAACCTGTGTCAGGTTTCTGTTAAATAATGACTAAAAACTGACCAAAATTTGACACGGATCTATGTGAAATCTATTAAGGCTTCATCCCAGCGCCGCCATAGGAGTGACGCAAGACGATTTAACTAAGTTTATCAAATGTTGGCACGATAATTGCTAAATATAATGTGTAAATGTGAAAGTGATTTTAAGAACAAGGGAGGGATAAAAATGAAAAAGCTGGATGTTCCGATGGTTTCTTTTTATGCCGTCTGTTACTTTCTTTTTACCATTTTAGCCATTGTTGGCCTTTAAATTTGGTTATTAGTTTAAGTTAAGCAGTCAGTCCATTTCTTTATCCCCATTATCTTTTTTATTGTCATAAACAAAAAATAAAAAAAGAAATGAGGTGTTCAGGTGCCCCAAGTATATTACGCGTTTAGGGCAATTTTTAAAATGGCCTGTTATTAAGCCAAACGGTTTCCATCAGAATGATCTGAAATATGATCTGAAATGAAACCATGGCTTATTTTTTTGCTTTTTTTGATTCACTGCAAAACCAGGTTTTCTAATGTTTGCATTTATGGAAGCAATTATGCTATGATGCTATTATCTTATCAGTAATCAATTAAATGGTCATGGAATGAATTCAAATCAAATGAAATAAATGGGGACAGGAATTTGTTGAATAAAAGAATTCTTACCGTAAGTGAGCTTAATACTTACGTGAAATATAAAATTGAAGATGATGTTCTGCTCAGCAACCTTTGGACCAAAGGGGAGATCTCCAATTATAAGGCCCACTCTTCGGGACATCGTTATTTCGTTTTAAAAGATCAAACCAGCTCTGTACGTTGTGTCATGTTTCGCAGCCGGGCGGCTGCTTTAAAATTTGAGCCTGAACAGGGGATCAGTGTTTTGCTGCGAGGTTATTTGTCTGTCTATGAACGGGACGGCAATTATCAGATTTATGTGGAGGAAATGCAGCCGGAAGGAGTGGGTGCCCTGCACCTGGCTTTTGAGCAGCTGAAAGCCAAACTGGCAAAGGAAGGGCTTTTTGATGATCAACACAAAAAACCGCTCCCTTTTCTGCCTCGGAAAATCGGTGTGGTGACATCACCCACAGGCGCGGTATGGCAAGACATTCAAAAAGTAGCTTTGGCTCGCTTTCCTAATATTCATATTGTCTTGGCCCCGGCAGCCGTTCAGGGGGAAAGTGCGGCCGGGGAAATTGTCCGTGGCATTCAGGTTCTAAATCAAGTCAAGGAGCTGGATGTGATCATTGTTGGCCGGGGCGGCGGTTCTTTAGAAGATTTATGGGCTTTCAATATGGAGGAAGTGGCGCGGGCGATTTTTCATTCTCAGGTACCGGTTATTTCCGCCGTGGGCCATCAGACGGACTTTACCATCGCTGATTTCGTCGCCGATCAGAGTGCGGCTACTCCTTCGGCAGCTGCGGAAATGGCTGTACCGGTGAAAAGAGACTTATTAAAGACTATATCTCTGTGGCAGAGCAAAATGGAAAAGGCCGCAGCTTCGACCCTGACTTTAGGACGGCAGCGCTTGGCTTATATGGGACAAAGAACTGTGCTTCATAATCCGGAAAGGCTCCTCCAGGGAAAAGAGCAGTATCTGGACACCTTAAAGCTGACTTTGGAAAGAGAAATACAGGATAAAATGAAAGACCTGAAAAACAGATATCAGTTGTTGGCGGAAAAAATGGATATGCTCAGTCCCTTAACCACCTTATCCCGGGGATATGCTGTCTGCTTGAAGGATGCAAAAGTTATTACTTCCGAAGCGGAGGTGGCCGAGGGGGATCTGGTCCAGGTGGTTTTAGCCCAAGGGAATATCCATTGTCAGGTGCAATCGAAAGAAAAAGGTGGGATCTTTGATGGTCGCGAAAAAAATAACATTTGAAGAAGCATTGGAAAAATTAGAATTAAATGTGAAATCCTTAGAATCAGGTGACCTTCCTTTAAATGAAGTTTTGAAATTATTTGAAGAAGGAGTCGGCCTGGTGCAGACCTGTTATCAAAAACTCAATGAGGCCGAGCAAAAGATCCAGGTGCTTTCCAAGAGTTTAAAAGAAAGGCAGCAGGAAGAGTCAGAAGAGAGTGAAGAGGAGAACCAGGAAAGTGAATATTGATTTGTATCTGAAAGAAAAGGCAAATTTAATTAATCAGGAACTGGATCGCTTATTGCCGGAAGCAGAATTAAAACCTCAGGTGCTCCATCAAGCCATGCGCTATAGTATTTTTGCCGGGGGGAAAAGATTGCGTCCCGTTCTTTTTCTGGCAACCCTGGATGCGCTTGAAGAACCGTCCGAACCTTATCTGCCCTTTGCCTGCGCCTTGGAATTGATCCATACTTACTCCTTGATTCATGATGATTTGCCGGCCATGGATAACGATGATCTCAGGCGTGGCTTACCGACCAGCCATAAAAAATTCGGTGAAGCTCAGGCCATTTTAGCCGGTGATGCTTTGCTTACCTATGCCTTTAAGCTGATGGTGAGCCCCAAGGAAAAGGGTGCGTCTCCGGAAAAATTGTTGACCGCCATTGATGAAGTGACAGATGGTGCCGGCTTAAAAGGCATGATTGTGGGCCAGGTGCTGGATATCGAGGCCGAAAATAAAGAAATTGGTCTGGATGAATTACAAACCATTCACCGCAACAAAACTGGGGCCCTCTTTGCAGCATCTATTCGTTCCGCCGCTGTTTTAGCCGGTTGTAATCCTGAAATGTTAGAAAAATTAACCGGCTATGCCGAAAACTTCGGCCTGGCTTTTCAGATCACAGATGATATCCTGGATGTGATTGGGGATACCGCAAAAATGGGCAAACCAACAGGCAGTGATCAGGAACAAAAGAAAATTACTTATCCTTCCTTTCTGGGCTTGGAACGCTCCCAAGAGTTGGCCAGGGAGTCGGTTGAAAAGGCAGTGCAATATTTGATAGAGCTGCCTGCCGGTGCAGATCCGCTCCGCGCCCTTGCGCGGCAGGTGATCGATCGGGAGAACTAGATGATTCAAGAGAACCAGATAATTGATGATTGAAAGCGTGGAAATAAGAAATCACCTTTCAATCTTTATAAATTATCTTAATTTGTGCTATAATACGGTATATAACCCTCAAATGTTTCTTGTTCTAAAGAAACAACACATGATATAATATGAACAGTAACGGGTGATGCAGTATTCTAGTCAGTAAAGTTTGACTTTGAAAACGGGCCTAAAAATCCGTTAAGGGCATATCGATGAAGTTCCTGGCGTTGGCTTTCGACGCCCAGTCGGGGGTCGGTGCTGGGGGTTAAGGATGTGGGGCGATCTGCAATGGCATGTAGGCGTTGACCCCGCTTCCGTGGAGACCCAAGTGCGTGGGAAATTATTCTTGGTCGAATAAGGCACTATGGCTTGGGATGAACCTGCATTCGGTGAAATCTGGGTGCAGTGTAGCCTGCCTTGAGTGGTGGTGGTGGATTTTGCAATCCCGGACCAATATTTAAGACCATATAATATTGGGAAGATAGGGACTGAAACCATCTCTGCAAAAGAGGCTAGAAGTCAAAGGGAGCTGTTGGGGAAAACTCCTAGACTGTTTACGCACGTGAGGTCTTTTAAGGATTAAAGTGCTGACTAAGTGGTAATCTGGCCCTGTAGTGGTGACGCTGCAGATTGATGCATAAAGGGAAACCGCCAAATTGGTGACAATTGGGAGCGATCAATGGGAAAGCCTGCCAGACCTAAGCAGCAATGTTTACTTAAGGGACTATCACCTGAATATTTCTTTTTTACTGGTATAGTTGGTTCAATATAGTATGGAGTGAAATTTTTGGGTAATAATAAAAGTAATAAAAAAGAAAGTACTGTGAAGCATGCCCTTGTGGTAGCTTTAGGTACTTTTTTATCGCCATTGTGATCAGCAGTTATTCTCAGCTCTTTCTGGAACGTGTCAGCTCAATGATTTTTGCCTTTGCTCTTTTATTAGCTATTATTTTAGTGGGCATTATTTTTGATATTGTGGGCACGGCGGCTACGGCAGCCACAGAAGCTCCTTTTCATGCCCGGGCATCCCGCAAGCTGCCGGGGGCAAAGAATTCCATTTGGCTCGTAAGAAATGCTGATAAGGTTGCCAATTTCTGCAACGATGTGGTGGGGGATATCTGCGGTACGGTGAGTGGTTCCGTCGGCGCCATTATTGCGGTCAGCCTTGCTCCAACTTTCCGAAGTGTTGAGGATTGGATCGTAGGTACGGCAATGATCGGCATTGTCTCTTCCCTGACAGTAGGCGGCAAGGCCTTGGGAAAAAACATGGCGATCCGCGGAGCGGATAAAATTATCCTGATCGTGGGACAGATGATGTCCTTGTTTCAAAAAAAGCCTAAGAGGCCTAACCAAACAGCGAAAAGGCAAGGAAAGGGAAATTAAAGCATGAGGCCTTTGGAAAATATCGAAGACGTCAAAGATATCAAGCATTTGTCCAATCAAGAATTAGAAGAATTAGCAGCAGATATTCGTGCTTTTATGATTGACCATGTCAGCCGCACCGGAGGACATTTAGCGCCAAGTCTTGGTGTTGTGGAGCTAACTCTGGTTTTGCATCAAATCTATGATTCTCCAAAAGATAAAATTATCTGGGACGTAGGACATCAGTCCTATTGTCATAAAATCATTACCGGCAGAAAATGCCGGTTTACTTCGTTGAGGCAGTATAAAGGATTAAGCGGATTTCCCAAAACCTTTGAAAGCGAACATGACTGTTTCAATACCGGCCACAGCAGCACTTCCATTTCTGCTGCCCTGGGTATGGCCATAGCAAGGGATCTCAAGGGAGAAAACCATAAAGTGATCGCCGTGATCGGGGACGGCGCCCTCACCGGTGGGATGGCTTTTGAGGCTTTAAATCATGGGGGAGATTTGCATACCGACCTGATTGTAGTACTGAATGATAATGAAATGTCCATTGCTCCTAACGTAGGTGCCATGTCCGGCTACCTAAGCCGCATGAGGACAGACCCCCGCTATGAGAGAGGAAAGGAAGAGCTTGAACAATTATTAAACAAAATTCCCAAAGTCGGACCCATGGTGGCCAAGACGGTGGAGCGGTTTAAAGATAGTCTCAAATACTTTGTCGTATCCGGCATGCTGTTCGAGGATATGGGGTTTACATATCTCGGTCCTATTGACGGCCATAATATCGGGGCCATGAAAACCGTTTTTTCCAACGCCAACCAGTTGAAAGGGCCGGTTTTGGTTCATGTGGTTACCAAAAAAGGCAAGGGCTATCCGCCGGCAGAGGCCAATCCGGATATTTTTCACGGGGTAGGTCCTTTTGATCCGGCCACCGGAAAGGTGTTCCAAAAAGAAGGCCCGCCTGCTTATACCAAAATATTTGGTGAGACCTTGATGGATTTGGCTAAGAACCAAGATAATATAGTGGCGATTACAGCCGCCATGCCCGGCGGCACTGGACTGGATAAGTTCTCCAAGAAATATCCTCAACGCTTTTTTGATGTGGGCATTGCCGAACAGCATGCGGTAACTTTTTCCGCCGGACTGGCTGCCCAGGGATTCCATCCTGTGGTGGCGATTTATGCTTCGTTTTTGCAAAGAGCATATGATCAGGTGCTCCATGATGTGGCTATGCAAAATTTACCGGTGACTTTTGCTCTGGACCGAGCCGGATTAGTAGGAGAAGACGGGGAAACTCATCATGGGATTTTTGATATTTCTATGCTGCGCCATATGCCCCGCTTGGTGATGATGGCGCCCAAAGATGAAAACGAACTGCGGGGCATGTTAGCCTGGGCGGTAAAATACCAGGGTCCTACCGTGCTTCGTTATCCCAGGGGAGCAGGTCAGGGAGTTGAAATCACTGAAGCTTATCCGGTGATCCAATTGGGGCAAGGTGAGGTTGTTCTAGAAGGTCATGATCTCACCATGATCCCGGTTGGCCCCATGGTTTATACGGCTCTTCAGGCGGCGGAACAGTTAAAGGAGCAGGGGATCAGTGCTGCGGTACTGAATCCCCGGTTTATCAAACCCCTTGATCATGAATTAATTGTGGAATATGCCAAAAAGACAAAACGCATCGTTACTATCGAAGAACATGTGCTGGCCGGTGGTTTTGGCAGTGCCTGCCTGGAATTATTAAATCTGGAAAACACAGGGGCCGAAATTTTCAATATCGGGCTGCCGGATGCTTTTATCGAACAGGGATCTCCCGCTCAGCTGCGGCAGGCTCATGATTTAACTGCCTCCGCCATCGCAGAAGGCGTGCTGAAAAAATGGACTTTCCCGGAGAAGCGAAAGAGGCCGGAAATAAGAGGTAAGGCATGAAAAAAGACAGGTTGGACAATATTCTCACGGAGCAAGGCTTCTTTCCCAGCCGGGAAAGAGCCAAGTCGGCCATTATGGCCGGTATTGTGCTGGTCAATGGGGAAAAAATTGATAAAGCGGGAACAAAAGTGGCGGTAGATGCTGAAATCAAAATATTGGGGAACCACTTACCCTATGTCAGCCGGGGCGGATTAAAACTGGCCAAGGCCGTCGAAGCATTTTCCCTGGATTTAAAGGACCTGATTATCCTGGATATCGGGGCCTCCACGGGAGGTTTTACGGATTGTGCTTTGCAGCAGGGCGCCCAAAAGGTTTATGCCGTGGATGTGGGCTATGGTCAATTGGATTGGAAGTTACGCCAGGACAGCCGGGTGATTGTCCTGGAACGTACCAATGCCCGCTATCTTACCTCCGAGCAAATTCCGGAAGCTGTGGATCTGGTGACTATTGATGCCTCCTTTATTTCTTTGGATAAAATTCTTCCCGTGATTAAAAATTTTCTCAAGCCGGAAGGCAGTATCGTGGCCTTGATTAAACCCCAATTTGAAGCCGGCCGGGATAAAGTGGGGAAAAAAGGTGTGGTGCGGGATCCCAAAACCCATCAAGAGGTCATCTCTCATGTACTGGAAGCCAGCGAAACCCATGATCTGTATCCCTGGGGACTGACTTTTTCACCGATTACCGGTCCTGAAGGAAATATTGAATACCTGGTTTTCTTAAAACGAATTCCTGCCCCAGCTTTCCAGACTGAAAGCATGGATGAAAAAATAAGAGCAGAAATGGTTGAAAATTTGGTCAAAGATGCCTTTCATCAATTAAAAGGGAAAGGAAAAATTTAGAATATAAGCCTTTTAAGGCTTTTTTCTTTATACTTTCAGAAAGTATAACTTTTAATTAAAAGGTTGAAAGTATAAGTGCAACTAAGGCTTCCGCTAAGCCTTCGGCTTGGCGTAAGCCAAGTTTTCTATATTTCAAGTTGCATAAATGCTGATAATTGATTAAAATTTATGCATAAACAGAGTTCTTTGCGTCAGGCGGAGTTTTTAACTCCATCTGAAGCGTAGAAATCGTTATCCAGGAACTTAGTGCCACTTATCTCACCGCAAGAAGCGGGGTTGTGGCAGTTAGTTATCGGATAAGCTGGATAGAGTGGAGCGAAGAAAATGAAATCAGTCGGCTTGGTCGTTAATATGACAAAAAAGAATGCCTCCCATGTTGCGGGTCAAATTGTTACCTGGTTACAAGAGCATAATATTTCGGCATATGAGCACGAAAGCCAGTATTGCAGTATTTCCAAGGATGTTTTGGCTGAAACAGCGCAGAAATTTAACGGGTTGGATGCGGTAATTGTTTTGGGCGGGGATGGTACCCTCTTAAACAGTGCCCGGCTGGTAGCACCCCATCAAATCCCCATTTTAGGCATCAATATGGGCAATATGGGTTTTTTAACGGAAGTGGATTTGGAGCATCTTTTTGAATCCCTGGAAAGGTTGGTCAAAGGAGAATATTCCTTGGAAGAGCGGATGATGCTGCACTGTGAACTAAAAAGGTCAGACAAGATCATTCAGGAATTTATTGCTCTAAACGATGTAGTGGTGGCAAAAGGATCCTTTTCCCGGATGATTTTGTTGGATGCCTTTGTTAATGACCAATATTTGGATACCTATTCCGCCGACGGCATTATTGTTTCCACGCCTACCGGTTCCACCGCCTATTCCTTGTCGGCCGGAGGCCCGATTGTGTTTCCGGAAATCGAATTGATGCTGATGACCCCAATTTGTCCTCATACCCTGTTTTCCCGTCCCATGGTGATTGGAGCCAACAATCAAATTCATCTGGTTTTAAATACCGATTCCGAGGATGTCATGCTAACCATTGACGGTCAAAACGGATATCGATTGGAACAAGGGGATGAGGTTATTGTGCAAAAATCTCCCCTCCATACCAGGCTGGTACGCTTGAACAGCAAATCATTCGCTGATGTGCTTCGGGCAAAACTGCGGGAAAGCGGTGGTTATCATAAAGAACCAAACTGTTAAATCCGCCGTGGAGTGGTCTCACCAATTTCTGGCTCAAGTGCTTGGACCAGGTTCTTTAGTGATTGATGCTACGGCAGGTAACGGCAGGGATACCCTCTTTTTGGCAGGTTTAGTAGGAAGGTCAGGCAAGGTTTATGCCTTTGATATTCAGGAAGAAGCCATTATGAAAACCAGGAAACTTCTTGATGATGCCGGGATGGAAAAACAAGTCTGCCTGTTCCATCAAAGCCATGAAAGGATGGATGAAGTAATTGGGGAAAAGGTAGATGCGATCTTGTTTAATTTAGGTTATCTGCCCGGAGGAGATACCCGGATTATTACCACCGCCGGGACAACCCTGGGTGCTTTAAAAAAAGCTGCTCTGCTGTTAAAGGATTATGGTCTTTTGGTACTGGTAGTCTATTGGGGGCATCCGGGGGGTCCGGCGGAAAGAGATGCAGTAGAGGGATGGGCAGCAGATTTATCCCCCAAAGAATGGGATGTAATGAAAATTTCCTTTCCCAATCATCATTTGGCTCCGTTTGTCATGATCATGCAAAAGAAGTCAGGGGAGGCATCTATACAATGAAAGCAGCGCGTCAACGAAAGATTCAGGAAATCATTGAACATGAAAATATTGAAACCCAGGGGGAACTGACGGAAAAATTAAAAGAACTGGGGTTTTCCGTAACCCAGGCAACTGTTTCCCGGGATATTAAGGAACTAGGTTTCTTAAAAGTTCCCACCGGCTTAAACAGCGGAAAATACAGCATCCATAGGCAAGCACCCAACCTTCATATCCTGGAAAGAACCAGAAGATTGTTCAGAGACAGCATCACCGATATGGATTTCAGTGAAAATATTATTGTGCTGCACACCCTGCCCGGAGCAGCCCAGGCTATTGGTTCCTGCGTTGATCATTTGGACTGGCAGGAAATTATCGGCAGCGTCGCCGGGGATGATACTGTTATTGTCGTGATCAAACCTCAGGATCAGGTAGGTGCGATTTTGAAAAAATTACAAGCATTGCTGGACTAAAGAGGATCAGAGAAAAATTGAGGGAGATCTTTACATGTTAAAAGAATTATATGTGGAGAATTTTGGACTCATTGAACAATCTACGATTCATTTTCTTCCGGGGTTTAACGTTTTAACCGGTGAGACAGGAGCCGGCAAATCATTAATCGTCGATGCCTTAGGTCTGATCATCGGCGGCAGGGGCTCCCAGGATTTTATTCGTTCCGGTGCCGATAAATTAGTACTTCAGGGTACATTTGAAGGTTCTTTCTCCCAGGACTTAAAGAACCTCTTGCTGGAGGCTGGATTCTCCTGGGAAGATGATACCTTGATTATCATGAGGGAGCTTGCCCGATCCGGCAAAAACACCTGTCGCATTAATTGCCGCACTGTTCCCCTCTCCTTTATGAAAGAGGTGGGCAAAAAATTGGTCAACATTCATGGTCAGCATGAACATGTGAGCCTCTTGGAAGAAGAAACCCAATTACTTCTCCTAGATCATTACGGTGGGCAGGAAGTTTTATCCTGGAAAGAAAAAGCCGGGGCAGCATATGCAAGAATTAAGGATTTGCGCCGGCAAAAAGAAAAATGGCAGGCGAAAACAGCGGGTGCGGCCCAAAAAGAAGATGATTTAAAATTCCTCATGGCTGAAATTGAACAGGCGGATTTAACCTTGGGTGAGGATGAGCAGCTGGAAAAAGAAAGAAAAATGCTGCAGCATAGTGAAAAAATCTCCATGGACAGTAAAATGGCTTATGAGAAACTGTATGGAGGCCGGGAAAAGGGTGCTGGGGATTTAATTAATGAAAGTGTGCAATTATTCCAGGAGATCGCTCTTTTAGATGAGCAGGCTGCAGGAATTTTCGAAAAATTAAATGACTTGAATTTCACACTTGAAGATCTGGTCCGAGAAATCGCTGATTACGCTGGGAACGTTTACAGCAACCCGGAACGATTGGATGAAATTGAACTGAGACTGCTCTTAATCAATAAGCTGAAGAAAAAATATGGGGCGACCATTCAAGACATCCTTACATATTATCGGGAAGCAGAGGAAGAATTAGCTGCCTTGGCCGAGGAGGAAACGGATTTTAAAGAAATTGATGCTTCCTTACATCAAGCGGAGGAATCATATCAGCATATTTGCAGCCATCTTTCACAATTAAGACATGAGGCAGGACAGGCCCTCTCCCAGGCTGTGACAGAGGAATTACATCAACTGCATATGAAGTCCGCGCAATTTTCCGTTTTCGTTACAGAAGCAGATGATGGACGGACAGGTAAAGATAAGGTGGCTTTTTTGGTCAGTCCCAATGTGGGAGAGGAAATGAAACCGGTGATCAAAATTGCCTCCGGCGGAGAATTATCCCGGATTATGTTGGGGCTCAAGGTGATCTTAAGCCAATTGGATCAAATCCCCACCTTGATCTTTGACGAAATTGACAGTGGCCTGGGGGAAAAGCAGTTTATAATGTGGCGGAAAAGTTAAAAACCATCGCCCGGTCTTGTCAGGTTATTTCCGTCACCCACGCGCCGGTGATTGCCGCTTTTGCAGATCAACATTTAAAAATTTCCAAAGAAGAAAAAGAAGGAAGAACCTTCACCGTGATCAGAAAATTAACCGGTGACCAGGTTGTACTGGAACTAAGCAGAATGCTCACCGGAGATCAGGTTTCGGAAGTAACTTTATCCCAGGCCAAAGAATTGCTGAAAATGGGAAATGACGGTAATGATATGCTACAAATATAATTCAATTAACATCTTTGATTTTAAGTGCCAATTGGGGCACTTTTTTATTTGCTGCGAAAAATTACTTAATAATCAAAAAGTGTAATCGGATATGGCTTTGAGCCATCTGGCAACAAAAACCTCACCTTGATGTTCTATTGAAGAGGATAAAAGAAAAATGAAAAGGTTAACTTAAGTTTAGCCAGGATATCAAATCAAATCAACGTGAGGAGTGATCAAAATGCCCCCCCAGCCACGCATCCTTCAAAAAGTTCTGCTGCTCATTATTATTTTCAGTACTTCATTTACTACCGCTTTTTATTCGTATTTTTTACTGCCCAGTGAACAAAAGCTTTCTGTAGGTGATGCCCTTAATCTGCCCCAGCTGCTGACCCCAGGAATTGATCATCATTTAAGTGTATATGTGGAAAGCAATAAAAACAATGTTCTTAAAATTAATGGTTACCCGGTTACGCAAAAAATATACAAATATAATGGTGAGCAGGCAGTAGTGACAGAGCCTGGGCAATTAAATCTGAGTTTAAAATTATTTGGCGTCATCCCCATTAAGAACATGATGGTTGATGTCCTGCCTGAGATTGAAGTGATCCCCGGCGGACATTCTGTAGGTGTTATGCTGCAAACCGAGGGTATTATGGCGGTAGGACATGCACCTGTTTATCGGAATGACGGAACCTATGCATATCCCGCCAAAGAAGCCGGTATTGAGTTAGGAGATAATATTTTAGCAATTAACGACAGCAAAATCAAAAATGAAAAAAATGCTGCTGAATTAATTCATCAATTCGGAGCAAAAGGAACATTGAAATTATTAGTGAGAAGAGATGGTAAAGAAAAAATAATTTCCGTTGAGCCGGAGTTTTGCCAGGACACGAAAACGTATCGCATTGGTCTTTATATCAGAGATAATGCCGCCGGGGTTGGTACGATCACCTTTTATGAGCCTAAAGGCAAAAAATATGGTGCTCTAGGTCACATGATTGCTGATTTGGATACCGTTGATCAAGCGGAAAAGGGCCGCATTGTGAAAGCGGACATTCAGGGCATTAAGCCGGGAAAAAAGGGCGATCCTGGGGAAAAAATCGGCCTCTTTGATGGCAAAGAATTAGAAGGAAATATAGAGATTAATTCTAATTTTGGGATATTTGGAAAATTAGAAGAACCCTTGGTTAATCCTTTCTTCAAAAACGGCATTTCCATTGCATTATCCAATCAAATATCCGAAGGCCCTGCTGAAATAATTACCGTCATTGCAGGAGACAAACTGGAAAAATTCGACATTGAGATTGAACGTGTCTTGCCTCAGCATCAACCTACAGGTAAAGGATTAATCATTCAGATTACAGATCCCAAGCTTTTGAAAGCGACAGGCGGAATTATCCAGGGTATGAGCGGCAGCCCCATCATACAGGGGGGAAAACTGGTCGGTGCCGTAACTCATGTCTTCGTCAATGACCCCACCAAAGGATATGGCTGCCTGGCGGAATGGATGATTTTAGAAGCAGGAATTGTTCATAAAGAAGCAGCATCCTTCCCGGAGATTATGACGAAATCTCCGGTTTTTATGTTTAATTTGTAAGAATAAAAACACTATTTCAAAAGTGTGTTTGGGAGGAATACCATCTTAAGCTGTCGAACAATAAACAATGGAAAAAATAAACATAGAAAAATATATGTTTTGAAGGCGGGGTAATTATTATGGAAGAGAAAGTTAAAATTTTAATCGCTGATGATAATCGGGATTTTTGCGAAATTATGAAAGATTATCTTCAAAACCAAGATGATTTTCAATTGTGCGGAATAGCTTATAATGGTCTTGAAGCCTTGGAATTGGTGGAACAGACAGAACCTGATGTTTTGATTTTGGATATCATCATGCCCCATTTGGACGGCATCGGAGTGTTGGAAAAACTGGACTATCTTTCAATTCACGGAAGACCAAAAGTCATTATCCTTTCTGCTCTGGGACATGAATTAACGACCCAAAGAGCAGTGCAATTAGGTGCAGATTATTATGTCCTGAAACCTTTCGATCTGGAGGTGCTGGGTAATCGGGTACGCCAACTAGCATGGGGAAAAGCAAGCGCTCCGGCACCCTCCTTACCTGTTAAAGCCAAAAATTTGGATGCGGAGGTAACCAATATCATCCATCAGATGGGCGTTCCGGCTCATATTAAAGGCTATCAATATCTGAGAGATGCGATTTTAATGGTCATTGATGAAGTTAGTCTTTTAGGAGCCATTACCAAAGAATTATATCCAATGATTGGCGAAAAATATAATACCACGGCCAGCCGGGTAGAGAGAGCAATCCGTCATGCCATTGAACTGGCCTGGGATCGTGGCAATGTGGAAATGATGAACAAATTTTTTGGTTATACCATTAACGTTGACCGGGGCAAACCCACCAATTCGGAGTTTATTGCCATGGTGGCAGATAAATTAAGAATTTCACAGAAGCTGGCTTAGTTTATTTATTCAAATACATATAATCTATTCGT
This window harbors:
- the xseA gene encoding exodeoxyribonuclease VII large subunit, coding for MNKRILTVSELNTYVKYKIEDDVLLSNLWTKGEISNYKAHSSGHRYFVLKDQTSSVRCVMFRSRAAALKFEPEQGISVLLRGYLSVYERDGNYQIYVEEMQPEGVGALHLAFEQLKAKLAKEGLFDDQHKKPLPFLPRKIGVVTSPTGAVWQDIQKVALARFPNIHIVLAPAAVQGESAAGEIVRGIQVLNQVKELDVIIVGRGGGSLEDLWAFNMEEVARAIFHSQVPVISAVGHQTDFTIADFVADQSAATPSAAAEMAVPVKRDLLKTISLWQSKMEKAAASTLTLGRQRLAYMGQRTVLHNPERLLQGKEQYLDTLKLTLEREIQDKMKDLKNRYQLLAEKMDMLSPLTTLSRGYAVCLKDAKVITSEAEVAEGDLVQVVLAQGNIHCQVQSKEKGGIFDGREKNNI
- the dxs gene encoding 1-deoxy-D-xylulose-5-phosphate synthase gives rise to the protein MRPLENIEDVKDIKHLSNQELEELAADIRAFMIDHVSRTGGHLAPSLGVVELTLVLHQIYDSPKDKIIWDVGHQSYCHKIITGRKCRFTSLRQYKGLSGFPKTFESEHDCFNTGHSSTSISAALGMAIARDLKGENHKVIAVIGDGALTGGMAFEALNHGGDLHTDLIVVLNDNEMSIAPNVGAMSGYLSRMRTDPRYERGKEELEQLLNKIPKVGPMVAKTVERFKDSLKYFVVSGMLFEDMGFTYLGPIDGHNIGAMKTVFSNANQLKGPVLVHVVTKKGKGYPPAEANPDIFHGVGPFDPATGKVFQKEGPPAYTKIFGETLMDLAKNQDNIVAITAAMPGGTGLDKFSKKYPQRFFDVGIAEQHAVTFSAGLAAQGFHPVVAIYASFLQRAYDQVLHDVAMQNLPVTFALDRAGLVGEDGETHHGIFDISMLRHMPRLVMMAPKDENELRGMLAWAVKYQGPTVLRYPRGAGQGVEITEAYPVIQLGQGEVVLEGHDLTMIPVGPMVYTALQAAEQLKEQGISAAVLNPRFIKPLDHELIVEYAKKTKRIVTIEEHVLAGGFGSACLELLNLENTGAEIFNIGLPDAFIEQGSPAQLRQAHDLTASAIAEGVLKKWTFPEKRKRPEIRGKA
- a CDS encoding TlyA family RNA methyltransferase, whose amino-acid sequence is MKKDRLDNILTEQGFFPSRERAKSAIMAGIVLVNGEKIDKAGTKVAVDAEIKILGNHLPYVSRGGLKLAKAVEAFSLDLKDLIILDIGASTGGFTDCALQQGAQKVYAVDVGYGQLDWKLRQDSRVIVLERTNARYLTSEQIPEAVDLVTIDASFISLDKILPVIKNFLKPEGSIVALIKPQFEAGRDKVGKKGVVRDPKTHQEVISHVLEASETHDLYPWGLTFSPITGPEGNIEYLVFLKRIPAPAFQTESMDEKIRAEMVENLVKDAFHQLKGKGKI
- a CDS encoding polyprenyl synthetase family protein, producing the protein MNIDLYLKEKANLINQELDRLLPEAELKPQVLHQAMRYSIFAGGKRLRPVLFLATLDALEEPSEPYLPFACALELIHTYSLIHDDLPAMDNDDLRRGLPTSHKKFGEAQAILAGDALLTYAFKLMVSPKEKGASPEKLLTAIDEVTDGAGLKGMIVGQVLDIEAENKEIGLDELQTIHRNKTGALFAASIRSAAVLAGCNPEMLEKLTGYAENFGLAFQITDDILDVIGDTAKMGKPTGSDQEQKKITYPSFLGLERSQELARESVEKAVQYLIELPAGADPLRALARQVIDREN
- the xseB gene encoding exodeoxyribonuclease VII small subunit produces the protein MVAKKITFEEALEKLELNVKSLESGDLPLNEVLKLFEEGVGLVQTCYQKLNEAEQKIQVLSKSLKERQQEESEESEEENQESEY